The Nitriliruptor alkaliphilus DSM 45188 genome includes a region encoding these proteins:
- a CDS encoding aspartate aminotransferase family protein, with translation MAATAFLHPFTRPSADGFLTIMRGEGATVWDAHGRSYVDGMASLWYCNIGHGRGEIADAVATQMRQLAGYHTFERFTNEPTEQLCERLAARAPVAGSRVFLTSSGSEAVETAVKLARFSHHLAGDPARTVVISRRPSYHGVAYAGTTLTGLPLNQAGFGPLLPDVCQVPRGDLEAAAAAFAANPGRVAAVIAEPVIGAGGVYPPEPGELAGLRALCDQHGALLILDEVITGFGRLGHWWGADRYGVTPDLTVFAKAVTSGYQPLGGVLVTPRVLAPFAADPDAVLRTGHTYSGHPAASAAALVNLDVLEDEGLLDRAVHVGRRLADGLSRLIDGERIVEVRGDGAVRAVGLGPGVDAPQVREHMLAAGVIARPIGAGTIAFSPPLVITDAQVDRLVQSLADAVARPAVPVVTR, from the coding sequence GTGGCAGCGACGGCGTTCCTCCACCCGTTCACGCGTCCGAGCGCCGACGGGTTCCTGACCATCATGCGAGGTGAGGGCGCGACGGTGTGGGACGCGCACGGACGGTCCTACGTCGATGGCATGGCGTCCCTGTGGTACTGCAACATCGGTCACGGTCGGGGCGAGATCGCGGACGCGGTGGCGACGCAGATGCGCCAGCTGGCCGGGTACCACACCTTCGAACGCTTCACGAACGAACCGACCGAGCAGCTGTGCGAGCGCCTCGCCGCGCGTGCTCCGGTCGCCGGGTCACGGGTGTTCCTGACCTCGTCCGGGTCCGAGGCGGTCGAGACGGCGGTCAAGCTCGCCCGGTTCTCGCACCACCTCGCGGGTGACCCCGCCCGTACCGTGGTCATCAGCCGACGCCCGAGCTACCACGGGGTGGCCTACGCGGGCACGACGCTGACCGGCCTGCCACTCAACCAGGCGGGCTTCGGGCCGTTGCTGCCCGACGTGTGCCAGGTGCCACGGGGCGACCTCGAAGCAGCGGCGGCCGCGTTCGCCGCCAACCCCGGCCGCGTCGCCGCTGTCATCGCCGAGCCCGTCATCGGGGCCGGCGGCGTGTACCCGCCCGAACCGGGGGAGCTCGCGGGCCTGCGTGCCCTGTGCGATCAGCACGGGGCCCTGCTGATCCTCGACGAGGTCATCACCGGCTTCGGCCGCCTGGGTCACTGGTGGGGGGCGGACCGGTACGGGGTGACCCCGGACCTGACGGTGTTCGCCAAGGCGGTCACCTCGGGCTACCAGCCCCTCGGCGGCGTCCTGGTGACACCGCGGGTCCTCGCCCCCTTCGCCGCCGACCCGGACGCGGTCCTGCGGACGGGACACACCTACTCGGGGCACCCCGCGGCATCGGCGGCCGCCCTCGTCAACCTCGACGTCCTCGAGGACGAGGGGCTGCTCGACCGTGCTGTCCACGTGGGCCGGCGCCTGGCCGACGGGCTGTCCAGGCTGATCGACGGGGAGCGCATCGTCGAGGTTCGCGGCGACGGGGCGGTCCGCGCCGTCGGCCTCGGCCCCGGCGTCGACGCCCCGCAGGTGCGCGAGCACATGCTCGCAGCAGGGGTCATCGCACGCCCGATCGGCGCCGGCACCATCGCGTTCTCGCCGCCCCTGGTGATCACCGACGCCCAGGTCGACCGACTGGTCCAGAGCCTCGCGGACGCGGTGGCCCGGCCGGCCGTCCCGGTGGTGACGCGGTGA
- the ald gene encoding alanine dehydrogenase, translated as MSARTVGIPTEVKDHEERVALTPAAVASVVARGHRVLVQSAAGIGAGFSDGDFKDAGAELVGDAEDVWAADVVVKVKEPQRSEYGLFRDGLTLFTYLHLAAEPELTEALVRTGVDAYAYETLTDRGLLPLLAPMSEIAGRAAAIIGANQLSAASGGSGTLLGGAAGVPPAKVLVIGLGVAGTMAARGARGLDAHVTGIDVDLQRLYDHHLDGTVDATQISEAALVAAHVREADLVVGAALVPGARAPTVVTEEMVASMRPGAVVVDLAIDQGGCIETARPTTLSEPTYTAHGVLHYCVTNVPGQFPRTASAALSAAVGPRLLRLLDDPEGPGLTGAANVLGGRIVHPAVAATFPDLPHRDGPDTTTPEG; from the coding sequence GTGAGCGCACGCACGGTCGGCATCCCCACCGAGGTCAAGGACCACGAGGAGCGGGTCGCCCTGACACCGGCCGCGGTCGCGTCGGTGGTCGCGCGCGGTCACCGGGTCCTCGTACAGTCCGCCGCCGGCATCGGAGCGGGGTTCAGCGACGGGGACTTCAAGGACGCCGGCGCGGAACTGGTCGGCGACGCCGAGGACGTCTGGGCCGCCGACGTCGTGGTCAAGGTCAAGGAGCCGCAGCGCTCCGAGTACGGCCTGTTCCGTGACGGGCTGACCCTGTTCACCTACCTGCACCTGGCGGCCGAGCCCGAGCTGACCGAAGCGCTGGTGCGCACGGGCGTCGACGCCTACGCCTACGAGACGTTGACCGACCGCGGGCTGCTGCCGCTGCTGGCACCGATGTCCGAGATCGCCGGCCGCGCCGCGGCCATCATCGGGGCCAACCAGCTGTCGGCCGCCTCGGGCGGGTCCGGCACGTTGCTCGGCGGCGCCGCCGGGGTGCCGCCTGCCAAGGTGCTCGTCATCGGCCTCGGGGTCGCCGGCACGATGGCGGCCCGTGGTGCTCGTGGCCTCGACGCGCACGTGACCGGTATCGACGTGGACCTGCAGCGCCTCTACGACCACCACCTCGACGGCACGGTCGACGCGACCCAGATCTCCGAGGCTGCGCTGGTCGCCGCGCACGTCCGCGAGGCGGACCTGGTGGTCGGTGCCGCCCTGGTCCCCGGTGCCCGCGCCCCCACGGTGGTGACCGAGGAGATGGTGGCCTCCATGCGGCCCGGTGCGGTGGTCGTCGACCTCGCCATCGATCAGGGCGGCTGCATCGAGACCGCTCGCCCGACCACCCTCTCCGAGCCGACCTACACCGCACACGGGGTGCTGCACTACTGCGTCACCAACGTGCCGGGCCAGTTCCCGCGCACCGCGTCGGCAGCGCTGTCGGCGGCCGTCGGACCGCGGCTCCTGCGTCTGCTCGACGACCCGGAGGGGCCGGGCTTGACCGGCGCCGCGAACGTGCTCGGGGGCCGGATCGTGCACCCGGCGGTCGCGGCGACCTTCCCCGACCTGCCGCACCGGGACGGCCCCGACACCACGACCCCGGAGGGCTGA